GTCTTGTTGTTAAGAGCCACTTTCTGCAAGTTCTCATCCAAACTCTGGGCCTGCTGTATCCTGGTAAGTAGATCGGCCTGATCCACTGCCTCTAATCCCAATGGCTCATCACGTCCAACCAAGGTATTTAGATGTAGTGACCGAACCATCCCTTCTAGTTCATTCACTTCTCTTTCAGCCGAGACCTATGCCCGTCTTCGGCTTaaggcatcagccactaggttagcctTGACTGGATGGTatgctatgtccagatcataatcagcaacaaactccatccatcttctttgtctcaagttcaactcaggctgagtgaaaatgtacttcaagctcttatgatcagtgagaatctggactttggctccgtacagatacgatctccatatcttaaaagcaaacaccacggccaccatctctagatcatgggtcggataattcccttcatgctttctcagctgtctcgaagcataagcaatcaccttcccatgttgagtcaCAAGGCACCCaaacccagtgatggacgcatccgtatagaccacataaggaTTATCTGCCTCCGGCAACACTAATATTGGTGCATTCGTCAGCATATCCTTCAGGcaaacttcacatccttgcctgtaagtcgtgtcatgggttgagccaaacttgcaaaccccttgacatactttATGTAGTAGCCGGCCAGCTCTAGGAAACTCCTAACCTCAGTAGCATTCCTAGGATGCGGCCAATCTCGTATAGTCTGAACCTTCTCCAGATCTACTGACACGCCCTGATCAGACACAATgtgtccgaggaacccaatgctcttctgccagaaactacacttgcttagtttgGCAAAGAGTTTATGTACCCTCAAACGTCCTAGTACGGCCCTGAGATGCTTCTCATGGTCTTCCTTGTTTCTGGAATATGcaagtatgtcatctatgaagatgattacaaattcatccaagaaatctcgaaagataccattcatcatcttcatgaatgcagctggtgcattggttagaccaaatggcataacaacaaactcatagtggccatacctggtctggaatgccgtcttcctgatatcattaggctcaattgggatctgatgataccctgaggctaaatcaatcttcgaaaaccatttggcccctttgagctgatccaacaggtcatcaattctgggtaatgggtacttgttcttcacagtaaccctattcaaccctcggtaatcaatacacagcctgaagctaccatcctttttctgcacaaaaagaactggtgctccccaaggcgagacacttggtcatatgaaccctttgtccaacaactcttccagttgcttctttagctcggccatctcggccggagccatacgatatggacttttggacattggggccgtcTCTGGTTCTAGTTCTATTATGAACGGGTCAGCCATATaaggggaatgccctgtagtgcccgaaacacattctcaaactctttaaccagcggaatcccgtccgggtcaccagcccctacaacctccttagtggcgattgtgagcaaaaaggcctcacaacccttctcaagcatccgttccactcggactgctgatatcactaagcatccagaGGTCGGACGAATAGCAtggaacctgatcgggggtccacacccactctcaaactgcacccttcctctgtgacagtccagagtggcccggttcattccaagccagtccatgcctaatatcacctcatgattcttaaggcagaccacaaccagatccacaggcataactctatcctggatcactattgggatatcctttactcgccctaatgaatgcattacttgcccaccggccgcattcactatgcaaggatcatcctccgttcccatctggaacaacccttttccgatcatatctgggctcacaaagctgtgtgtagctccggtatcaaacagtacgtgtgtttccacaccaccaatacatagggtccctacataagaccccccttttctaatcatctaatccattctaagttccgtaccatgccaatctactgaattgaaaaagaatggatttagaatgttaccagtgatcgctagGAACGGTCCAACCTCTGCTGCGTCCTTGGTCAGTTCATACACACGCGGTGCTGAGGTCTGACCTCAGGTCTGGCTTGGCTTGCTGGCTGCCCAACGTCCTGTAGCCTCAGCTTGCATCTTGGGACATTCCCAGCGTAGGTGTCCCGTATTGCTGCAGTAATGACAGCTTCTGGGGTCACTCCCCAAGCCCTGTCCACGGTTCTCTGACCGTCCAGGACAGTCTCGAGCAAAGTGACCCATCTTGCCACAACGGGTGCAAGCCCCCATTGCCTTCCAACACTCTCCACCATAATGCCTTCCGCATGAAGGACACTCCGGCCTATCACTTGAGGCCTTGCCCCTTCGGCCGTGTCCCTCTTTCTCTTCCGGTCGCTTCCGGATCCACTAGAAGCCGTGTGGCCCCTAGACTTCAGCTTGGCCTCTTCGACCAAGTTAGTCTCCACCATAGCCATGCGTTACACCAGTTCAGACACTGTCTGGAAGTGACCAACGGAGCAATAGGTTCGATGTTCAACCCTTAGGCCTCGAACAAACCTACGTATCTGTACCGTCTCTTCTCCAACTCCTTGCCCACAtatcgtctgagccggttgaacttctcttcgtactcacgtactgTCATGCGTCCTTGAGTCAAGTCTAGGAACTGAGactccagacggtcccaagcttCAGCCGGGAAGTATTTGTGGTTGAACTCCACCTCAAAGTCTGAGAACCGCTCAATTGTCCCATTGGTGCGTTTGTCCAGCgctaaccaccagttatgtgCGTCACCTTCCCGGAAGTGAACCACAATGTCCTTCTTGTACTCCTCtgggcaacgagttgagctgaaattccgagccaatctgctcctccactcttctgcctcaatgggatcagaactaccagcaaactgcttcgtacccagcttggagatgtgagctagaaggctcaagtaatccactctcctaaCTGGACAAGCTGCTGGAGTGATCTCCATTACCTCAGCTTCGACCGTAGCTCGGTCCTCGGCTGTCCTGGCAGCTGTTCGAGCTACTTGTACAGCTGCACGAGCTACACCAGCTGATGTCCCAGCTGTCCTAGCTGCTCTCTGAGTTTCCTGAACCATGGACTGAGCTGGGGTCATCTGGCCAACCGATGAGTTCACAAAAGAGGTAAATGCCTGCGTGAAAGCTAATATCTGAGTGCCCATGGCCTTAACCACATCCATCTCCTCGCGCATAGATGGCTCGGCCAACTCCTCCGCCCCATCTCCAGGTCCGGTCTTGTCTCCTGCATGGGAGGAATCACCATCCTCCTCCCGTCCCTCTTCTTGTTGCTCGTCCAGGTTATCAACCTGAACCTCAGTAGGCAGGAACGTCGCTGAGGGTTCCCCGATCTCCTCATTAACCAGCCCCGTCTGGGTTGGTAACACTTGAGTGGGGTTGGCCCCATCTCCTATGACCGGTCCAGAGCCACCAGCCGCTTCCTTGCCCTTCTGGGACTTAGTCCGCTTAGTTCCCTTAGGCAAAAACACTTAGTGTTAGTCCAAATGTATAACCCTCATCTCATGATTAGAACTAAGCAAAgcaacatcaaaccaaacaaacacaaacaacccgTGAGACCCAGCAGCCAGACGTGTGGTGAACACATAACCCAaaccaatcctagaatcaagcatgctctgataccaacttgtaagacccgatcccggctcttaagcccaaactgatctgcagccttaacctttcaatctaagtccgagtgaaccaagttttaagtcttatctttctaaattcaattcaattcaactgaggttcaatacaataaatctaaacaaggaaacaaaaggggcaaatcaattgtataaatataaactgagattcatacatcattcttaggttcgtcctaataagttatacacacttagtctaacataaattcacaagttgcacaataggctatcagtatttcacatctatctacaatgacccattcaccacacatcttcccatggcctgagtcttcacggtgcctttgccttaccacggtccatgtccgatcctgaaaccacacaagacacaatgcacattcataaggccgatatcctaacatctagtctagataagcatggttcggctacttagaatctataacctgtccaaaccaacatactcaaataaattcccaaaaactaattaaaattcatgataatccctgataaatcccaactgagagattcccataaacagtttccaacgaaacacactagaacatccaaatccgaccatgaacagtccggccaaaggccaaggacttgaATACAGGGCCTTGGTTCAGTGTTCCCTGTATGAACAGAACAAACGAACACAATAATCTGataggacaagcaaatctaaagagatagagagagttgATGTAGGCACATATcaaaccggccacaagcccaatcagatcatcagccggctagggccgatcgcttgccgtccacaccactgaccttaggcgttctctccccaggcgccatctccttctctttgtccttctctctgtctctctgtctggtatccatctcctcaggccttgcttcccacgatccggtttctcctggaacagccaagcctctcaacggttctctccttggatcgctggttctctcttctctttttggggtttgtctctcacgattttggcagaggttcccctcaagaattatgtgtcaaattctggatccagggctctgCATTTATTGAGAGAGGGAGTCAGAACTGCCATGGGGCCgaaggggtgggagttgtaacTGAAAAGGTGTATCTCTCTCccttgcaaccgttcggcaataactgcccccaaccggtccttaactgcctccaactgctcctgtccctgtcggttcgctatcctgaagccaaggctaagccctttaactgaccgtccataccgtGGCCGCACCATCTAACCAAACCACCATAACCGTCCTTGTAACCGCCCCAACCGTCCCAGACCTGAACACTCGGCCcagttgagttgagctgactgctagctggtctcagctgagtgagctagtccttcTAGCTCCACGAGCTGATGCATACTAACTGGGCTCCCattgagcttccctgagctgcccaagctcggccgctgtaccgtccagctcccacatcactcgtccagctctattaaaccAATTAtttcttcaccctggttaagtctcaacactttgatgcccttaaccctatgtctgagccatgatacACTTctctactggtctaatgacctgattggtgcgtctccccgcaccatggctcatcccaacgatcctatctcggaccggggacatgacagattgtttgggtgattttggcccacttggggtgtctgttcagtacacacaggacatccgtgggtgtccgccagcacacacatgacgtctgtggctgtccgtcagcacacacaaaacatcattggctgtccgtgtgtgtccgtcagcacacacaggacgtctgtggctgtccatcagtacacatatcagcacgctggtccttggactcagcacgctggccgttcccgtggactgttcgggtgattttggcccacgtgggctgtctgttcagtacacacaggacgtctgtgggtgtccgtcagcacacacaggaggtccgtgtgtatccgtcaacacacacaggacgtccgtggatgtccgtgtgtgtatgtgtgtgtccgtcagcacacacaagacgtctgtggctgtccatcagtacacatatcagcacattggtcctggACTCAgtatgctgacccttcctgtggaccgttagggtgattttggcccatgtgggctgtctgttcagtacacacggaatgtccgtgggtgtccgtcagcacacacaggacgtccgtgtgtgtctgtcagcacacacaggacgtccgtgactgtccgtgtgtgtccgtgtgtatccgtcagcacacacaggacgtttgtggctgtccatcagtagacatatcagcatgttggtccttggactcagcacgctgacccttcccgtggactgttcgggttattttggcccacatgggctgtctgttcagtacacacaggatgtctgtgggtgtccgccagtacacataagacgtccgtggctgtccgtcagcacacacaaaacgttcgtggctgtccatgtgtgtccgtgtgtgtccgtgtgtgtccgtcagcacacacaggatgtccgtggctgtccatcggaacacatatcagcacgctggtccttggactcagcacgctggccctttcggtggactattcgggtgatattgacccacgtgggctgtccgttcagtacacataggacgtccgtgggtgtccatcagaacacacatgacgtctgtgtgtgtccatcagcacacacaggacgtccgtggctgtccgtttgtgtctgtgtgtgcccgtaagcacacacaggacgtccgttgttgtcgatcagtacacaaatcagcacgttggtccttggagtcagcacgctgacccttcccgtggactgttcgggtgattttggcccacgtgggctgtctgttcattacacacaggacgtccgtggctgtccgccagcgcacacaagacgtctatgactgtccgtgtgtgtccgtgtgtctccgtgcgtgtccgtcagcacacacaggacgtctgtggctgtccatcagtacacatatcagcacgttggtcgttggactcagcacgctggcccttcccgtagactgttcgggtgattttagcccacgtgggctgtctgttcagtacacacaggatgtctttGGGTATCCAcaagcacacaccggacgtctgtggctgtccgtgtgtgtccatcagcacacacatgacgtccgttgctgtccatcagtacacatatcagcacgctggttcttggactcagcacgctggcccttcccgtggactgttcgggtgattttggcccacgtgggctgtctgttaattacacacaggatgtccgtggctgtccaccagcacacacaggacgtccatggttgtccgtgtgtgtccgtgtgtgttcgtgtgtgtccgtctgtgtcagtcagcacacacaggacgtccgtggctgtccatcagtacacacaggacgtccgtgggtgtccgtcagcacacacaggacgtccgtgggtgtccgtcagcacacacagaacgtccgtgtgtgtccgtcagcacacacaggacgtctgtggctgtctgtgtgtgtctgtgtgtgtccgtcagcacacacaggacgtccatggatgtccatcagtacacatatcagcacgttggtccttggactcagcacgctggcccttcccgtggactgtgtaagacccgatcctggctcTTAGCCCAAACTGATATGCGGCCTTAACCTTTCAATCTATGTCCgagtgaaccaagttttaattcttatctttctaaattcaattcaattcaactgaggttcaatacaatggatctaaacaaggaaacataaggggcaaatcaattgtataaatataaagtgagattcatacatcattcttagattcgtcctaataagttttacacacttagtctaacataagttcacaagttgcacaataggctatcagtattccacatctatctacaatgaccTATTCACCatacatcttcccatggcctgagtcttcacggtgcctttTCCTTACCACGGTCCTTGTCcgatcctgaaaccacacaagacacaatgcacattcataaggccgatatcctaacatctagtctagataagcatggttcggctacttagaatctataacctgtccaaaccaacatactcaaataaattcccaaaaactaattaaaattcatgataatccctgataaatcccaactgagagattcccataaacagtttcaaacgaaacacactagaacatccaaatccgaccatgaacagtccggccaaaggccaaggacttgaatactgaaccggccagggccttggttcagtattccctgtatgaacagaacaaacgaacacaataatctgataggacaagcaaatctaaagagatagagagagttgATGTAGGCACATAGCAAACCGGTCACAAGCCCAATCTCTCTGTCTATCTGTCTGGTATCCACctcctcaggccttgcttcccatgatccggtttctcctggaacagccaagcctctcgccggttctctccttggatcgctgg
This genomic interval from Brassica rapa cultivar Chiifu-401-42 unplaced genomic scaffold, CAAS_Brap_v3.01 Scaffold0670, whole genome shotgun sequence contains the following:
- the LOC117130715 gene encoding uncharacterized protein LOC117130715, which encodes MREEMDVVKAMGTQILAFTQAFTSFVNSSVGQMTPAQSMVQETQRAARTAGTSAGVARAAVQVARTAARTAEDRATVEAEVMEITPAACPVRRVDYLSLLAHISKLGTKQFAGSSDPIEAEEWRSRLARNFSSTRCPEEYKKDIVVHFREGDAHNWWLALDKRTNGTIERFSDFEVEFNHKYFPAEAWDRLESQFLDLTQGRMTVREYEEKFNRLRRYVGKELEKRRYRYVGLFEA